From Apium graveolens cultivar Ventura chromosome 9, ASM990537v1, whole genome shotgun sequence, the proteins below share one genomic window:
- the LOC141686982 gene encoding copper transporter 5.1-like, whose translation MMHMTFYWGTNVTILFDSWKTNSITSYALSLFACFLVSVFYQYMEDRRIKLKLIASSPPRSALNVPLISEKIGGGGTAAKIAGAAMFGINSAVGYMLMLAIMSFNGGVFVAIVLGLSVGYLVFRSGGDDDRVVVVDNPCACA comes from the coding sequence ATGATGCACATGACGTTCTACTGGGGAACAAACGTGACGATCCTCTTCGATTCATGGAAGACCAATTCAATTACATCCTACGCACTCTCTCTATTCGCTTGCTTTCTAGTCTCCGTTTTCTACCAATACATGGAGGATCGGAGAATCAAGCTCAAGCTAATCGCATCATCGCCGCCGCGATCTGCTCTGAACGTTCCGTTGATCTCCGAAAAAATCGGCGGCGGCGGAACGGCGGCAAAAATCGCCGGCGCGGCGATGTTTGGTATCAATTCGGCGGTCGGATACATGTTGATGCTGGCGATTATGTCGTTTAATGGCGGGGTGTTCGTTGCGATTGTTTTAGGGCTTTCTGTTGGTTATTTAGTGTTTCGAAGCGGCGGTGATGATGATCGTGTTGTTGTCGTTGATAATCCGTGTGCTTGTGCTTGA